The Desulfovibrio porci genome includes a region encoding these proteins:
- a CDS encoding aldo/keto reductase yields MHKRQLGQSGMEVSAIGMGCMGFSHGYGAVPPEEESIRLMRRAFELGCTFFDTAEVYGPYVNEELTGKAVAPFRKEIVLATKFSPFALPGQPEDKLSRSGVRRALEDSLRRLGTEYVDLYYQHRVPEDCPVEEVARWMGELIREGAIRGWGLSQPTEAQVRRAHAVTPLTAIQSEYSMMERMFEKDVIPACEELGIGFVPFSPLAGGFLSGKYGTDARYEGDDVRRVITRFARENVKANQPLLDLLRAYARAKEATPAQISLAWMLRKKDFIVPIPGMRREERLLENLGAADVRMTDEEFDALERALDAIPIHGNRTDEDIARLGTVRAQ; encoded by the coding sequence ATGCATAAAAGACAATTGGGCCAAAGCGGCATGGAAGTTTCGGCCATCGGCATGGGCTGCATGGGTTTCAGCCACGGCTACGGAGCCGTGCCGCCAGAAGAGGAGTCCATCCGTCTCATGCGCCGGGCCTTTGAGCTGGGCTGCACATTCTTCGACACTGCCGAGGTCTATGGTCCCTATGTCAATGAAGAACTGACGGGCAAGGCCGTGGCCCCCTTCAGAAAAGAGATCGTACTGGCTACCAAGTTCAGCCCCTTCGCCCTGCCCGGCCAGCCCGAAGACAAGCTCAGCCGCTCGGGCGTGCGGCGCGCGCTGGAGGATTCCCTGCGGCGGCTGGGCACGGAGTATGTGGATCTCTACTACCAGCACCGCGTGCCGGAAGACTGCCCCGTGGAAGAGGTGGCCCGGTGGATGGGCGAACTGATCCGCGAAGGCGCGATTCGCGGCTGGGGCCTGTCCCAGCCCACGGAAGCCCAGGTGCGGCGGGCGCACGCCGTGACGCCGCTGACGGCCATCCAGAGCGAATACTCCATGATGGAGCGGATGTTCGAAAAGGACGTCATACCGGCCTGCGAAGAGCTGGGGATCGGCTTCGTCCCTTTTTCGCCGCTGGCCGGCGGTTTTCTGAGCGGCAAATACGGTACGGACGCCCGCTATGAAGGCGACGACGTGCGCCGCGTCATCACGCGCTTCGCCAGGGAAAACGTGAAGGCCAACCAGCCTCTGCTTGACCTGCTGCGCGCGTACGCGCGCGCCAAAGAAGCCACGCCCGCACAGATCTCTCTGGCCTGGATGCTGCGTAAGAAAGATTTTATTGTGCCCATCCCCGGCATGCGTCGGGAGGAACGGCTGCTGGAGAACCTCGGCGCGGCCGATGTGCGCATGACGGATGAGGAATTCGACGCCCTGGAGCGCGCGCTGGACGCCATCCCCATCCACGGCAACCGCACGGATGAGGACATTGCGCGGCTGGGCACGGTACGGGCTCAATAA
- a CDS encoding (R)-mandelonitrile lyase → MKCFAVMIAALALTAGAGICGKQAQAEETQQNQVIYRAGSQAAFKGPDKFFTGKVSVQPLFGSKQPQAPFGAGAVTFEPGARSHWHVHPLGQHLIVTQGVGRTGTADGRIEEVRAGDALWCPPGVKHWHGASPTSSMTHIALTGELSDGKNVDWLEAVSDEQYNGSR, encoded by the coding sequence ATGAAATGCTTTGCAGTGATGATCGCCGCCCTGGCCCTGACAGCGGGAGCGGGTATTTGCGGGAAACAGGCCCAGGCTGAAGAAACGCAACAGAATCAGGTCATCTACCGCGCCGGATCGCAGGCGGCCTTCAAGGGGCCCGACAAGTTCTTTACCGGCAAGGTCAGCGTGCAGCCCCTGTTCGGCTCAAAACAGCCGCAGGCTCCCTTCGGTGCGGGCGCGGTCACCTTTGAGCCGGGAGCCCGCTCCCACTGGCACGTCCACCCTCTAGGGCAGCATCTGATCGTCACGCAGGGCGTGGGCCGCACCGGCACGGCGGACGGCAGAATCGAAGAAGTCAGGGCCGGCGACGCGCTCTGGTGCCCGCCCGGCGTCAAGCATTGGCACGGAGCGTCGCCCACCTCGTCCATGACCCATATCGCCCTGACGGGCGAGTTGTCTGACGGGAAGAACGTGGACTGGCTGGAAGCGGTCAGCGATGAACAGTACAACGGCTCCAGATAA
- a CDS encoding carboxymuconolactone decarboxylase family protein gives MKAALRIAGVFLLILSFTSISKAAQTMNTQTLNAKQQAMVAIAAFSANGDLEKLKPALNEGLDTGLTINEIKEILVQLYAYAGFPRSLNALETFMAVVKERRAKGVADETGKEPGPLPTDKSSLEFGTDNQTRVVGRPVSGAIFEFAPAIDRFLKAHLFGDIFQRDNLDWQSRELATIAALACISGLNPQLRAHFGIGMNTGLTPAQLEAVVAVLSDRVGAEVGANAGEVLKTVLNARNN, from the coding sequence ATGAAAGCAGCATTGCGCATCGCGGGTGTTTTTCTGTTGATCCTGAGTTTCACATCCATCTCAAAGGCGGCACAGACCATGAACACGCAAACCCTGAATGCAAAACAACAAGCAATGGTCGCCATCGCCGCGTTTAGCGCCAATGGCGACCTTGAAAAACTGAAACCCGCGCTGAACGAAGGTCTGGATACGGGTCTGACCATCAATGAAATCAAGGAAATCCTCGTCCAGCTCTATGCATACGCGGGCTTTCCGCGCAGCCTGAACGCCCTGGAAACCTTCATGGCGGTGGTGAAAGAACGCCGGGCAAAGGGCGTCGCGGACGAAACCGGCAAAGAGCCCGGTCCCCTGCCCACGGACAAAAGCAGCCTGGAGTTCGGCACGGACAATCAGACCAGGGTGGTGGGCCGCCCCGTGTCCGGCGCGATTTTCGAGTTCGCCCCGGCCATCGACCGGTTTTTGAAAGCCCACCTCTTCGGAGATATCTTCCAGCGGGACAATCTTGACTGGCAAAGCCGCGAACTGGCGACCATCGCCGCTCTGGCCTGCATCAGCGGGCTGAACCCGCAATTGCGGGCCCACTTCGGCATCGGCATGAACACAGGGCTGACCCCCGCGCAGCTTGAGGCCGTTGTGGCCGTGCTGAGCGACAGGGTCGGCGCGGAGGTCGGCGCCAACGCCGGGGAAGTGCTCAAGACCGTATTGAATGCGCGCAACAATTGA
- a CDS encoding flavodoxin family protein: MSKNVLIISTSPRKGGNSEILADEFAKGARQAGHQVEKVCLYDKTIGFCKGCLTCQKTRRCVIHDDADVIAQKMLTAEVIVFATPIYYYEMCGQMKTMLDRANPLFPADYAFRDIYLLASAAENEESAVDGAVNGLNGWIACFEKARLKGVVRGVGATDPGDIRHNAAALAAACAMGKGV, translated from the coding sequence ATGAGCAAAAATGTTCTGATTATCTCCACCAGCCCGCGCAAAGGCGGCAATTCCGAAATCCTGGCTGACGAATTCGCCAAGGGCGCCCGGCAGGCGGGCCATCAGGTGGAAAAAGTCTGCCTGTACGACAAAACCATCGGCTTCTGCAAAGGCTGTCTGACCTGTCAGAAAACACGGCGTTGCGTCATCCACGACGACGCGGATGTGATCGCGCAGAAGATGCTGACCGCAGAAGTCATCGTCTTTGCCACGCCCATTTACTACTACGAAATGTGCGGTCAGATGAAAACCATGCTTGACCGCGCCAATCCGCTGTTTCCGGCGGACTACGCCTTTCGTGACATCTATTTACTGGCTTCGGCGGCGGAAAATGAAGAAAGCGCGGTGGACGGCGCGGTGAACGGCCTGAACGGCTGGATTGCCTGTTTTGAGAAAGCCCGCCTCAAAGGGGTGGTCAGAGGCGTCGGCGCAACCGATCCGGGCGACATCCGCCACAACGCAGCGGCTCTTGCGGCGGCCTGTGCCATGGGAAAAGGGGTCTGA
- a CDS encoding RNA recognition motif domain-containing protein: MATSLYVGNLSFSSTQSGVEALFAQYGTPISVNLIMDRVTGRPRGFGFVEMEEGEARNAIAGLNGVEFEGRALRVNEAEKRPAPRRW; encoded by the coding sequence ATGGCTACTTCTCTTTATGTCGGCAATTTGTCTTTTTCCAGCACCCAGTCCGGCGTTGAGGCCCTTTTCGCCCAGTACGGCACGCCGATTTCCGTGAATCTGATCATGGACCGCGTTACCGGCCGTCCGCGTGGCTTCGGCTTCGTGGAAATGGAAGAAGGCGAAGCCCGCAACGCCATCGCCGGTCTGAACGGCGTTGAATTTGAAGGCCGCGCCCTGCGCGTCAACGAAGCTGAAAAGCGTCCCGCGCCGCGCCGCTGGTAA
- a CDS encoding CBU_0592 family membrane protein: MHYAFYDFIGNIGLVLLLGTYLLLQLGRIDSHGLLYSLLNALAALLIGISLLFAFNMSAFLVEAFWFLISLYGVVKCCLRRRASRL; this comes from the coding sequence ATGCACTACGCCTTTTACGATTTTATCGGCAATATCGGCCTTGTCCTCTTGCTGGGCACCTATCTGCTGCTGCAACTGGGCAGAATTGACAGTCACGGGCTGCTCTATTCCCTGCTCAACGCGCTGGCCGCGCTGCTGATCGGCATTTCCCTGCTTTTCGCCTTCAATATGTCCGCCTTTCTGGTGGAGGCCTTCTGGTTTCTTATCAGCCTTTACGGCGTCGTCAAATGCTGCCTGCGCCGCCGGGCGTCCCGTCTGTGA
- a CDS encoding ABC transporter substrate-binding protein, which produces MKKFICLALTALLVLLTLQPLQAADKPEKVRIGYLSLVNGQLLSKYLQLHEKELGVPVEWFRFNSGRDVNTAMASKSIDFGNVGLPPATIGLAGGMNYWGIMNANVLGAVESLVARKNINSLKDLEGKTVVAPFGSTTHYLLIKALRDAGVDMAKVKIMDMAPGEALAPFIRGDIDAAYIWEPSLGLVVQNGGKILLTSEQMAQKGHLTWDVISVQPEFAAKYPELVSKFIKSELAAMDYWREHPEEAAKIIAKELGGISVEDAKRMMAGTRLIGLDEQLSPAFLGTSAQKGRSAEDIVNVAAFLLEQGRIKNGVSRQKAEDFLHPEFLEALRDGSKTK; this is translated from the coding sequence ATGAAGAAGTTTATTTGCCTGGCGTTGACGGCATTGCTCGTATTGCTGACCCTCCAGCCGCTCCAGGCGGCGGACAAGCCTGAAAAGGTGCGCATCGGCTACCTTTCGCTGGTCAACGGGCAACTTCTCTCCAAGTATCTGCAGCTGCATGAGAAGGAACTCGGCGTGCCGGTGGAGTGGTTCCGCTTCAATTCCGGGCGGGACGTCAACACGGCCATGGCCTCCAAAAGCATTGATTTCGGCAATGTGGGTCTGCCCCCGGCCACCATCGGCCTGGCGGGCGGCATGAACTACTGGGGCATTATGAACGCCAATGTGCTGGGCGCGGTGGAATCCCTGGTGGCGCGCAAGAACATCAACAGCCTCAAGGACCTGGAAGGCAAAACCGTGGTGGCTCCCTTCGGTTCCACCACCCACTATCTGCTGATCAAGGCCCTGCGTGACGCCGGGGTGGACATGGCCAAGGTCAAAATCATGGATATGGCTCCGGGCGAGGCCCTGGCGCCCTTCATCAGGGGCGACATCGACGCCGCCTATATCTGGGAGCCGAGCCTCGGCCTGGTGGTGCAAAACGGCGGCAAGATCCTGCTCACCAGCGAACAGATGGCCCAAAAGGGTCATCTGACCTGGGACGTGATCAGCGTGCAGCCGGAATTCGCCGCAAAGTATCCCGAGCTGGTCAGCAAGTTCATCAAAAGCGAACTGGCGGCCATGGACTACTGGCGGGAGCATCCGGAAGAGGCCGCCAAGATCATCGCCAAGGAACTGGGCGGCATTTCCGTGGAGGACGCCAAGCGCATGATGGCCGGCACCCGTCTCATCGGCCTGGACGAGCAGCTGAGTCCCGCCTTTCTGGGCACCAGCGCCCAAAAGGGCCGGTCGGCCGAGGATATTGTGAATGTGGCCGCCTTCCTGCTGGAGCAGGGGCGCATCAAGAACGGCGTGTCGCGGCAGAAGGCCGAGGACTTCCTGCATCCGGAATTCCTTGAGGCCTTGCGGGACGGGAGCAAAACAAAGTAA
- a CDS encoding ABC transporter permease: MSGTRFKFRVENWITLATLLILFLAWYEVTRRGVVPKIFIPSPYDVWQGFEETIFQGYHGKGLFYHCLVSLGRVLLGWLAACLVAIPLGLAMGLSSKVRAVFDYLIEFYRPLPPLAYYTLLVLWFGIGEFSKILLLFLAAIPPLTIGAVEGVKEVSLSVIQAARSLGADSRQVFFKIILPATTPAIITSMRISLGFTYTVLVAAEIVAATEGIGWMVWDASKFMRSDIIFVGIITMGVTGIGLDACLRFAARHLLRWKR, encoded by the coding sequence ATGAGCGGCACACGTTTCAAGTTCAGGGTGGAAAACTGGATCACCTTGGCGACCCTGCTGATTCTTTTTCTGGCCTGGTATGAGGTGACCCGTCGGGGCGTTGTGCCCAAAATTTTTATTCCTTCGCCCTACGACGTCTGGCAGGGCTTTGAGGAAACCATTTTTCAGGGCTACCACGGCAAGGGGCTTTTCTACCACTGCCTGGTGAGTCTGGGCCGCGTGCTACTGGGCTGGCTGGCCGCCTGCCTGGTGGCCATTCCCCTGGGCCTGGCCATGGGCCTGAGCTCCAAGGTGCGGGCCGTGTTCGACTATCTCATCGAATTTTACCGCCCCCTGCCGCCCCTGGCCTACTACACACTGCTGGTGCTCTGGTTCGGCATCGGCGAATTCTCCAAGATTCTGCTGCTTTTTCTGGCGGCCATTCCGCCCCTGACCATCGGCGCGGTGGAAGGCGTCAAGGAGGTCAGTCTCTCGGTGATCCAGGCCGCGCGCTCTCTGGGCGCGGACAGCCGGCAGGTCTTCTTCAAGATCATCCTGCCCGCCACCACGCCGGCCATCATCACTTCCATGCGCATCAGTCTGGGCTTTACCTACACCGTGCTGGTGGCCGCCGAAATCGTGGCCGCCACCGAGGGCATCGGCTGGATGGTCTGGGACGCCAGCAAGTTTATGCGCTCGGACATCATTTTTGTGGGCATCATCACCATGGGCGTCACCGGCATCGGCCTGGACGCCTGCCTGCGCTTTGCGGCGAGGCATCTGCTGCGGTGGAAGCGATAG
- a CDS encoding ABC transporter ATP-binding protein, which yields MSDAVRAASSSIMRVDHVSVGFGAVKVLDDLSFSLEEGAFTCICGPSGCGKTTIMSVLAGYLTPQSGSCLFDGRPVSGPSPDRLVVFQENTLFQWMNLWDNTLFGPRIQGKNLREAGEKARELIHLTGLDGFEGKFPGQLSGGMQRRAELIRALINEPRILLMDEPFRGLDAMTRGMMQEYFLRVFESTRTTMLLITSELDEAVFMGDVVYLLSTMPTAIKKKMRVDLPRPRLVEHQTCPEFAEIQGEAFAVLESEALKSFEHVPDGH from the coding sequence ATGTCGGATGCGGTTCGGGCGGCGTCGTCGTCCATCATGCGGGTTGACCATGTCAGCGTCGGTTTCGGCGCTGTGAAAGTTCTGGATGATCTTTCCTTCAGCCTGGAAGAAGGGGCCTTCACCTGCATCTGCGGCCCGTCGGGCTGCGGCAAAACCACCATCATGTCCGTGCTGGCGGGCTATCTGACGCCGCAAAGCGGTTCCTGTCTTTTCGACGGGCGGCCGGTGAGCGGTCCCAGCCCGGACCGCCTGGTGGTCTTTCAGGAAAATACGCTCTTCCAGTGGATGAATCTTTGGGACAACACCCTGTTCGGCCCGCGCATTCAGGGCAAAAATCTGCGGGAAGCGGGCGAGAAGGCTAGGGAGCTCATCCATCTCACAGGTCTGGACGGCTTTGAAGGCAAGTTCCCCGGCCAGCTTTCCGGCGGCATGCAGCGCCGCGCCGAGCTGATCCGGGCCCTGATCAACGAACCCAGGATTCTGCTTATGGATGAACCCTTTCGCGGCCTGGACGCCATGACCAGGGGCATGATGCAGGAATATTTTCTGCGCGTCTTTGAAAGCACGCGCACCACCATGCTGCTGATTACTTCGGAACTGGACGAAGCCGTATTCATGGGCGACGTGGTTTACCTGCTGTCCACCATGCCCACGGCCATCAAGAAAAAAATGCGCGTGGATCTGCCCCGGCCGCGTCTGGTGGAGCACCAGACCTGCCCGGAATTCGCGGAAATCCAGGGCGAGGCCTTTGCGGTGCTGGAATCCGAGGCCCTGAAATCCTTTGAACATGTCCCCGACGGCCATTGA
- a CDS encoding ABC transporter ATP-binding protein yields MDTKEGHLEIINASKIYDPEGGNVLAVDNCSFEIQAGEFVAIVGPSGCGKTTLLNMTAGFEDISKGEIRMDGQVIAAPGRAPRPGADRVVVFQAGALFDWMTVRQNIMFGPLTTGAMSAAQADARAMELIRMAGLKGYEDAYPIRISSGMRRRVEILRALINEPKTLLLDEPYRAMDAITKSVMHQFLLDMFDRVHKTVLFITHDLDEAIYLSDKVGIMTTRPGRFKKWIHVDLPRPRTFSTKKLPEFLDYKRQTIEAVREEARKSFERGEREGA; encoded by the coding sequence GTGGACACCAAGGAAGGACATCTGGAGATCATCAACGCGAGCAAGATCTACGATCCCGAAGGGGGCAACGTGCTCGCGGTGGACAATTGCAGTTTTGAAATACAGGCCGGGGAATTCGTGGCCATTGTGGGGCCGTCGGGCTGCGGCAAAACCACGCTGCTGAATATGACCGCCGGTTTTGAGGACATTTCCAAAGGCGAGATCCGCATGGACGGTCAGGTCATCGCCGCGCCGGGGCGCGCGCCCCGGCCGGGCGCGGACCGCGTGGTGGTCTTCCAGGCCGGGGCTCTGTTCGACTGGATGACCGTGCGGCAGAACATCATGTTCGGCCCGCTGACCACCGGAGCCATGAGCGCGGCCCAGGCCGACGCCCGGGCCATGGAGCTGATCCGCATGGCCGGTCTGAAAGGCTATGAGGACGCCTATCCCATCCGCATTTCCTCGGGCATGCGGCGGCGCGTGGAAATTCTGCGCGCTCTGATCAACGAGCCGAAAACCCTGCTGCTGGACGAGCCGTACCGGGCCATGGACGCCATCACCAAGTCGGTGATGCACCAGTTTTTGCTGGACATGTTCGACAGGGTGCACAAGACCGTGCTTTTCATCACCCATGATCTGGATGAGGCCATTTACCTCTCGGACAAGGTGGGCATCATGACCACCAGGCCGGGCCGTTTTAAAAAATGGATTCATGTGGACCTGCCCCGGCCGCGCACCTTCAGCACCAAGAAGCTGCCGGAATTTCTCGACTACAAGCGCCAGACCATCGAAGCCGTGCGGGAGGAAGCCCGGAAATCCTTTGAGCGCGGCGAGCGCGAGGGCGCCTAA
- a CDS encoding sulfotransferase-like domain-containing protein: protein MNRIIVNWMYPRSLTTVFMRAITNRGDFRTIFEPTLPLYWRNRNEPGVQSHQDYEGWPVVYEEVIRKIYGIAEKSPTFIKECPYHAIDHYLADEAYLRRCTHMFQIRNPKYVVLSFWKVIGSQRSMRIEDVGPVASDRIFNRLSELGLHALDNGKTPLVIDGDDFQNDPAGIMAAWCDAMGLEFKPETLRWTPEWRPEYDHCKDFYYDVSSSTGIQKNMEAFLYDEKLVDAIFEDLPMLRMLYEHCLPYYEKLYEYRLKPKKV from the coding sequence ATGAACAGAATTATCGTCAATTGGATGTACCCGCGTTCGCTCACTACCGTTTTTATGCGGGCCATCACCAATCGGGGGGATTTCCGCACCATTTTCGAACCCACCCTGCCGCTGTACTGGCGGAACAGAAACGAGCCCGGCGTGCAGTCGCACCAGGACTACGAAGGCTGGCCTGTGGTCTATGAGGAGGTCATCCGGAAGATTTACGGCATCGCGGAAAAGAGCCCCACCTTCATCAAGGAATGTCCCTACCACGCCATTGACCACTACCTGGCCGACGAGGCCTATCTGCGCCGCTGCACCCACATGTTCCAGATCCGCAACCCCAAATATGTGGTGCTGTCCTTCTGGAAGGTGATCGGCTCGCAGCGCTCCATGCGCATTGAGGATGTGGGCCCCGTGGCCTCGGACAGGATTTTCAACCGGCTCAGCGAACTGGGCCTGCACGCCCTGGACAACGGCAAGACCCCGCTGGTCATTGACGGCGACGACTTCCAGAACGACCCGGCCGGGATCATGGCCGCCTGGTGCGACGCTATGGGACTGGAATTCAAGCCCGAAACCCTGCGTTGGACGCCGGAATGGCGGCCTGAATACGACCACTGCAAGGATTTCTACTATGATGTGAGCAGCAGCACCGGCATCCAGAAGAATATGGAGGCCTTCCTCTATGATGAAAAACTGGTGGACGCCATTTTTGAGGATCTGCCCATGCTCCGGATGCTCTATGAGCACTGCCTGCCGTACTACGAAAAGTTGTATGAATATCGCTTGAAGCCCAAAAAAGTCTAG
- a CDS encoding sigma 54-interacting transcriptional regulator, protein MHDAELLEKRISYEKMLAEISEMAVRVTDMGDFLQGALRRMGMTLHVSRVFMFSYQQEDQSFICRCGWDEPALGLKRGSADIVLHIPMAARELRAGKVLNYPDADSMPFRNYREHLRASGVKSTLNVPLFVYGSMYGFIGFDEHRYHRQWHDSDLYILTTAAQILSRAIENKIYERELIENKNLLESIFGSVQDAIITVDASLRVITANRAVNGICHGNVAAGEQFDLRAGDCSKACLAPLRKTLETKRGLRDSQICCFRGRGGEQVAVVNCSPLLNGEGAFMGAVLVIRDITRLARLENALRERRNYQGIIGQSEKMQKIYDLLHTLADMSTTVLITGESGTGKEKIAHALHYGGRRAGRPFIRVNCSALAESLLESELFGHAKGAFTGADRESVGRFEAAHGGTILLDEIGDISPLIQLKLLRVLEEKEIERVGETTPRKVDVRVLAATHRNLKKAIAEGTFREDLYYRLNVMNLRIPPLRERVEDIPLLVEHFRVKFNAQYAKSIAGVSTEVMEIFMRHPWPGNVRELEHIIERAFVLCGGEMIRPEHIALETAARPVFHADAPAALSADGKERLLAALEKTGWNISKSARLLGVSRWTLYRRMLRLGLERPGEEV, encoded by the coding sequence ATGCACGATGCTGAACTTTTGGAAAAACGCATTTCCTATGAAAAAATGCTGGCTGAAATCTCGGAAATGGCCGTCCGTGTCACCGATATGGGTGATTTTCTGCAAGGGGCCTTGCGGCGCATGGGAATGACGCTGCATGTCAGTCGCGTATTCATGTTCAGTTATCAGCAAGAGGACCAAAGTTTCATCTGCCGTTGCGGCTGGGATGAACCGGCGCTGGGTCTCAAGCGGGGCTCCGCCGATATTGTGCTGCACATTCCCATGGCCGCCAGGGAACTGAGGGCGGGCAAAGTGCTCAATTATCCCGATGCGGACAGCATGCCGTTCAGAAACTACCGGGAACATCTGCGCGCTTCCGGGGTGAAGTCCACCTTGAACGTGCCGCTCTTCGTATATGGGAGCATGTACGGATTCATCGGCTTTGACGAGCACAGATACCACCGGCAGTGGCATGATTCGGATCTCTACATCCTGACCACGGCGGCCCAGATTCTGTCGCGGGCCATTGAAAACAAGATCTATGAGCGGGAGCTTATCGAAAACAAGAATCTGCTGGAGTCCATTTTCGGCAGCGTGCAGGACGCCATCATCACCGTGGACGCCTCGCTGCGCGTGATCACAGCCAACCGCGCGGTGAACGGCATCTGCCACGGGAACGTCGCGGCGGGCGAACAATTCGACCTTCGCGCCGGGGATTGCAGCAAAGCCTGTCTCGCCCCGCTCAGGAAAACCCTGGAGACCAAGCGCGGCCTGCGCGATTCGCAGATTTGCTGCTTCCGTGGCCGGGGAGGCGAGCAGGTGGCCGTGGTCAACTGCTCCCCGCTGCTCAACGGCGAAGGCGCCTTTATGGGCGCGGTGCTGGTCATCCGCGACATCACCCGCCTGGCCCGGCTGGAAAACGCCCTGCGCGAACGGCGCAATTATCAGGGCATCATCGGCCAGAGCGAGAAAATGCAGAAAATTTACGACCTGCTGCACACCCTGGCGGACATGAGCACCACTGTGCTGATCACCGGCGAATCGGGCACCGGCAAGGAGAAGATAGCCCATGCCCTGCATTACGGCGGCCGCCGCGCCGGGCGGCCCTTCATCCGGGTCAATTGCTCGGCCCTGGCCGAAAGCCTGCTGGAAAGCGAGTTGTTCGGCCACGCCAAAGGGGCGTTTACCGGCGCGGACCGGGAAAGCGTGGGCCGCTTTGAGGCCGCCCACGGCGGCACCATCCTGCTGGACGAAATCGGGGACATCTCGCCCCTGATCCAGCTCAAGCTGTTGCGGGTGCTGGAGGAAAAGGAGATCGAACGCGTGGGCGAAACTACCCCCCGCAAAGTGGACGTGCGCGTGCTGGCCGCCACCCACCGCAATCTCAAAAAAGCCATTGCCGAGGGGACCTTCCGGGAGGATCTCTACTACCGCCTGAACGTCATGAATCTCCGTATCCCGCCGTTGCGCGAGCGGGTGGAGGATATCCCGCTGCTGGTGGAGCATTTCCGCGTCAAGTTCAACGCCCAGTATGCCAAGAGCATTGCCGGCGTGTCCACTGAAGTCATGGAGATCTTCATGCGCCATCCCTGGCCGGGCAATGTGCGCGAACTGGAGCATATCATTGAGCGGGCCTTTGTGCTCTGCGGCGGGGAAATGATCAGGCCCGAGCATATCGCTCTGGAAACCGCCGCGCGCCCCGTTTTTCATGCGGACGCGCCCGCCGCGCTTTCGGCGGACGGAAAGGAACGGCTGCTGGCCGCGCTGGAAAAGACCGGCTGGAACATCAGCAAAAGCGCCCGCCTGCTGGGCGTCAGCCGCTGGACCCTCTATCGTCGCATGCTCCGCCTCGGTCTGGAACGTCCCGGAGAAGAAGTGTAG